One window of Panthera tigris isolate Pti1 chromosome C2, P.tigris_Pti1_mat1.1, whole genome shotgun sequence genomic DNA carries:
- the CHODL gene encoding chondrolectin isoform X2 yields the protein MSRVVSLLLGAALLCGHGVFCRRVVSGQKVCFADLKHPCYKMAYFQELSSRVSFQEARLACESEGGALLSLENEAEQKLIESMLQNLTKPGTGISDGDFWIGLWRNGEGQTSGACPDLYQWSDGSSSQYRNWYTDEPSCGSEKCVVMYHQPTANPGLGGPYLYQWNDDRCNMKHNYICKYEPEIIPTSPVEKTYFTNQPGDTHQNVVVTEAGIIPNLIYVVIPTIPLLLLILVAFGTCCFQMLHKRKARRTFIKDSTPLSSECLAESLNSNL from the exons ATGAGCCGCGTGGTCTCGCTGCTGCTGGGCGCCGCGCTGCTCTGCGGCCACGGAGTTTTCTGCCGCCGGGTGGTCAGCG GCCAAAAGGTGTGCTTTGCTGACCTCAAGCATCCCTGCTACAAAATGGCCTACTTCCAGGAACTGTCCAGCCGCGTGAGCTTTCAGGAGGCACGCCTGGCTTGTGAGAGCGAGGGGGGGGCCCTCCTCAGCCTGGAGAATGAAGCAGAACAGAAGTTAATAGAAAGTATGTTGCAAAACCTGACAAAACCAGGAACAGGGATTTCTGATGGTGATTTCTGGATAGGGCTTTGGCGAAACGGAGAGGGGCAAACATCTGGTGCCTGCCCAGATCTCTACCAGTGGTCTGATGGAAGCAGTTCCCAGTACCG AAACTGGTATACTGATGAACCTTCCTGTGGAAGTGAAAAGTGTGTTGTGATGTATCATCAACCAACAGCCAATCCAGGCCTGGGGGGGCCCTACCTTTACCAGTGGAATGATGACAGGTGCAACATGAAGCACAATTACATCTGCAAGTATGAACCAG AGATCATTCCAACTTCTCCTGTAGAAAAGACGTATTTTACAAATCAGCCAGGAGATACCCATCAAAATGTGGTTGTTACTGAAGCAG GCATAATTCCCAATCTAATCTATGTTGTTATACCAACGATCCCACTGCTTTTATTGATACTGGTCGCTTTTGGAACCTGCTGTTTCCAGATGCTGCATAAAAG gaaAGCAAGGAGAACCTTCATCAAAGACTCAACTCCATTATCATCTGAGTGCCTTGCAGAAAGTTTAAATTCCAATCTG